In Halodesulfovibrio marinisediminis DSM 17456, the sequence TTTCCATGCGTTAACGATAAAAAAGTTACCGATCACCATGCCATCATTCCCACAGCACGTAAGGCGAACATGCTCCAACTCTCCGGTGACGAGCAGAAAATTTATGACATGATCTGCCGCCGTTTCATCGCTGCCTTCAGTCAGGAAGCAACGTATCAATCATCTACCGTGCGCGTGCTGATAGGTGAACATCTGTTCATTGCTAAGGGAAAAGTATTTAAAGACAAAGGATGGCTTGTGGTTGAACCTTGGAGAACTGCACAGGACAATCCCCTACCTTCTCTCCGCAAAGGAAGTACCGTCAACACAGAAGCTGTTGACACCATAAAGCGCCAGACAAAAGCTCCGGCACATTTCACGGATGCATCACTTCTGAGCGCCATGGAAACAGCCGGTAAGTATGTAGAAGACGAAGAGCTTCGCCTTGCAATGAAAGAGCGCGGGTTAGGCACCCCAGCTACCCGTGCGCAGATTATAGAGACTCTGCTTTCACGTAAGTATATTGAGCGTAAAGGCAAAAAACTTCAGGCAACAAACTCTGGTCAGGAAGTCATTGAAGTTATTTCCGCCATGCTTCCGGATATTGTTTCTCCTGAAATGACCGGACAATGGGAAAAGAAGCTAAAGGATATCGAAAACGGCAATGCGACCTACCCAGAGTTCATGCATTCCATACGCCACATTGTAGCTGGCGGCATTCACCATATTAAGGATAGAAGCCTTGCGCCAATCTTGCTAACCCTAAAAGCCAAAGAAGTCGGAGAACGTGAACCGGACGGGAAATGCCCGCTTTGCGGCGGTGATGTTGTCGATCTGGAAAAACGATACGCCTGTTCCAACTGGAAACGTGACGACGGCGGCTGTCTTTTCGTTATCTGGAAAAACATGTTCGGTCGTACAATGGATCAAGCAATTGTCGACGACCTACTGAACAAAGGACGCACTTCCACCCCTCTTGACCTAGTATCCAAGGCTGGCAAGGAATACTCAGCCTATTTAAAAATCGAGATGGGGCAGGTAAAACTTGAATTTGCAAACTCCCCTCGTCCACCTGCACCTGCCCAACAGGCTGCACCATACTACGATGGAGTGGCGCCGGAAGACATGCCGCCTCCTGCCCCACTTCCCGGGCAAGAGGATTTTATCCCTCCGTCAGCTCAATATAATGGGTCACCTGTTATAGAGCATACTCCACCAACAGCTGCTGAGGAGCCTGTAAAAACAGCTCCTCAAGACTAGCCAACTCTACTGTTACTAGAAAGCCCGCAAACTTAGCGGGCTTTTTTATTCTCATCCGTCCAAATGAAAATATCTTTCATAAATACTGGTAATAAGATGCTACAAAGGTAGTTTACTCTTTTGAGTAATGCATCCTCTTTTGCGTTCAACAGCTAAAGAAATTTAGAAAAATAACCTTTCTACTTTACAAGCTTTCTACGCTCCTTTAAATAGTAACAGTTCTCATTAACGGTCAATGTAACAACAAACTTACGGAGTAACCCATGAGTAAAACTGCTGAAAACTTAATGGCGGCATTTGCTGGTGAATCCCAAGCTAACCGTAAATACCTTGCTTACGCTAAAAAAGCTGAAAAAGAAGGATATTCACAAGTCGCAAAACTTTTCCGTGCTGCTGCGGATGCTGAAACTATCCACGCACACGCGCATCTCCGTAATGCTGGTAAGATTGGAACCACCCTTGAGAACCTCAAGGACGCCATCGCAGGTGAGACTCACGAATTTAAGAACATGTATCCTGAAATGATCAAGGACGCTGAAGCTGAAGGTGAAAAAGCAGCACATCGCTTCTTCAGCTACGCCAACAAAGCAGAAGAAGTTCACGCTAACTTGTACCAGAAGATGATGGATACAATCGATAATCCAGTAGAGACAGACTACTACAACTGCTCTGTTTGCGGCTACACACACGAAGGACCGTTCAAAGATGCCAAGTGCCCTATCTGTAATGCCGCCCCTTCAGCTTTCTATAAGGTAGATTAGGCCAATAGAGGTAACGCTGACAATAAGTACAAAAGCAGGAGCCACTACAAAACAACTTGTAGTCAGGCTCCCGCTCTTAACAGATATCACACATACATTGCTGCGGAAAATATCCAAAAAACATGAGTAGGTCGATTCTATTAGTTTGCTGGAAAACCATTCCTACTTACACAGTTAGGATAGCCTCAGTCTTTGGCTATGTATGGTTTTCCAGCAAACAACTGTCCCTACACAACACAAACCACACTACGCTGACGGCCTTGCATTGCAGAGATCTGTATAAATTTATTTGTGAAAAATAAAATCAGATAAAAATCTTATTTTTTACTTTACAAAGTTGCACTCAAAATATAAATAGTAATCATTCCTGTTAAGGGAAACCTAAACAATAATTAAACACACTTGTGGAGTGAATAATGTCCAAGACTCTTGAAAACCTCATGGCTGCTTTTGCTGGTGAATCTCAGGCTAACCGTAAATACCTTGCTTACGCTAAAAAAGCTGAAAAAGAAGGCTACACTCAGGTTGCAAAACTTTTCCGTGCTGCTGCTGATGCAGAGACCATTCACGCACATGCTCACCTTCGTAACGCTGGTAAAATCGGCGACACCATTGCAAACCTTAAAGATGCAATCGCAGGTGAAACCCACGAGTTTGAAAACATGTACCCTGCAATGATCAAAGATGCTGAAGCAGAAGGCGAAAAAGTTGCAGCACGCTACTTCGGCTTTGCAAACAAAGCAGAAGCAGTACATGCAGAGCTCTACGCTAACGCTCTTGAAAACATTGAGAACCCAGTAGAAGTAGACTACTACAACTGTTCCGTTTGTGGCCACACCCACGAAGGTCCAACTGAAGAAAAATGTCCAATTTGTGGTGCAGCAGCTTCTGCTTACTACAAAGTAGACTAATACATCCTACTGGCCGGTATTATTTCCGGTCACCAGTAGAAAGAGTCACAACATATAGCGGCTCTTACTGAGTTGAGCGCAGGCCCCTCGTTATCGCCGTGATAAGGAGGGGCTTTTTTGTATCTGTGCCCCAATAAGGTAACCGTATCACCATTCCATTCGCTTGCCACTCAAGCTTCTTGCGGGCTGGGATGGTTTACTCTATTATTCCGCAAAATCTTCACACAGAGTACCATTACAACATGCCAAAGGTTCTGACCGTAACAGCCGCTCTTTCATCCTGGTTAGTTAGCCTGTTCATGAAGGCTGTTTTGAGTACTCATTCAGACACCTGTACCTGTACAAACAGTAGCGCCAACAGTAAGCCGTCTATTCCAATTGTATTGATGTTAAAAAGGGTCGGATGACACAGTGCAGCAATCCAGTGGTATTCACGGCATACATTTTCAGGCATGATAGTAATGTTTTCTTCACCCCAGCTTGATATAAAAGGAAGTTCTCTTGCGATACAGAAATACACAGCAGCTTATTGCTGATCTGGAACAAAGCGGCCAGCTCATCCGCATCCATGAGGAAGTAGACCCGCACCTGCAAGTGGCTGAAATCCAGCGTCGTGCTTTCCGTGCGAAAGCACCTGCTATTATGTTCACCAACGTAAAAGGCACCAAGTTCCCGATGGTATGTAACATCTTCGGTACAATGGAACGTACTCGCTGGATTTTCCGCGATACCTTGCGTGCGCTGGAAGGTATTTTCAAGCTGAAGGTTGATCCATTTGATTTCTTCAAACGTCCATGGCGCTATGCCGGTGTGCCGCGTGCCGGTTTAGCCACTATCCCTAAAAAGGTAAAAGCTGGCCCTGTACTTGAAAATACAACCACTGTAAGCCAGCTGCCGCAGCTACACTCATGGCCTATGGATGGTGGCGGATACGTTACTCTGCCGCAAGTATACACTGAAAGTCCGGACAAACCGGGTTTCATGAATTCAAACATCGGCATGTACCGTGTACAACTTACCGGTGCTCCGTTTGAAAAAGATAAAGAAATAGGTCTCCATTACCAAATTCACCGCGGTATCGGTTACCACCATGCAGAAGCGCTCCGCCGCAACGAACCTTTAAAAGTTAACGTCTTTGTTGGTGGCCCTCCTGCCATGACCATGGCAGCAATTATGCCGTTGCCAGAAGGAATTGCGGAACTGATCTTCGCCGGCGCTCTCGGTGGATTCCGTATGCCGATGATCACCCGCGAAGGCCAACTGCCTATTCTTGCTGAAGCAGACTTCTGCATCAGCGGCACAGTGTACCCGAACGAGCAAAAGCCTGAAGGTCCATTCGGGGACCATCTCGGCTATTACAGTCTTGCTCATGACTTCCCGCTCATGCGTGTGGACAACGTGTACCACCGTAATGACGCAGTATGGCCGTTCACAACTGTTGGTCGCCCTCCTCAGGAGGACACCGTATTCGGCGAATTTATCCACGATCTCACAGCAGATCTTGTTCCAACTGTCTTTAACGGTGTGCATGAAGTACACGCAGTTGATCCGGCAGGCGTGCACCCGCTTCTGCTTGCAATCGGTAGTGAACGCTATGTGCCATATGCAGAGGAACGCCAGCCTCAGGAACTGATCACCTGTGGTCTGTCCCTGCTCGGCAACACACAGACATCTCTGTCCAAGTACGCAATTCTTGCAGCGAAGGAAGACAATCCGGGACTCACCACCCACAACTACAAAGATTTCTTCACACACATGCTTGAACGTACCGATTTTGCGCGTGACTTCCATTTCATCACTCGAACCACTATCGATACACTCGACTATACAGGCATCAGCCTGAACCAAGGCTCCAAGCTCATCTGGACAGCTTGTGGTCCAGTTAAACGTACCCTTGGTTCAAACATTCCATCCCACTTCACACTGCCGGAAGGCTTTGGTGATGCAAAACTGTTCATGTCCGGTGTAGTTGTTATTAAAGGACCTAAGCACACAGCTGCACGCGACGAACACGATGACGCAATGTTCCGTCTTGCTGAACACCTGAAAAATGTAGGTAACCTTGACTCACTCCCACTCGTCGTTGTTGTGGATGATGCAGAGTTCACCGCAGCAAACTGGGACAACTTCCTCTGGGTAACATTCACCCGCTCAGACCCTGCAACCGACATGTACGGTGCTGGTGCATTCACCCACTGCAAGCACTGGGGTTGCAGTGGCCCTATGATTATCGATGCACGTCTCAAGTCATTCCATGCTCCGGCACTGGAAGAAGACCCAGATGTCACGAAGTCTGTAGACAAAATGGCAGCCAGAGGCGGTTGCCTGCACAATATCATTTAAGCATAAAGCCTGCGGTGTTGCCATTCACCGCAGGCTTTTTTGTCCATTCTCAGCTAGCTAAGCTCTCCCTTTACTCAAAAATTATACTTCCAGCTTCTCCTCAGTATGGTAGTGGGTAATTTCATCCGTAAATTCATGTCATTACCCGTGTGAAATATAACGAGTCTTGTGAAAAGGGAGTCAATATGTCTACATCCGGTTCTCGCAACACATGTTCAAATACATCCGTGCATAGTCAACTAGCTCCAGACGCACCACAACAGCAATATGCTTCAGAATCCCCACTTAATGCATTTGTTGAAAAAATGCGCCACGAAGGGCTTCCTGCAAAAGTTATCGACCTCTTCACAAGCTACATTTCTGACGTTTCCGAACAAGCAACAGGACATATTCCAGAACAGGACATATCTCCTGTAAATCAAAGTCAGTTAAAGCACGTTAACGAACTGGATCAGTACGAAAAAACAGGAAAAGCCCTTGCACGCAAGGCCGTTGCCATAAAACTTAATGGCGGCTTAGGTACCAGCATGGGCATGCAGTTTGCCAAATCTCTACTGCCCGTAAAAGATCATATGTCTTTTCTGGACATCACCATCAAGCAAGCAATCACATGGCAAGAAGAGTACGGCGGTTCACTTCCGCTTGTACTTATGAACAGCTACAACACACATAAAGATACACTTAATGAATTGCGGTACATGAATGGCTTATCTCAATTGCCGCTCTGCTTTGTTCAGCACAAGTTTCCTAAAATACAACGTGATACATTGCAGCCTGCCGAGTGTCCCGACAATCAAGAGTGCGAATGGAACCCTCCAGGGCACGGTGATATTTATGCGTCACTCTATCTTTCCGGTGTGCTGGACACGCTTATCAGACAAGGGCGACAATATGCTCTCGTATCCAACATAGACAACCTTGGTGCCAAGCTTGATCTACGCATGCTTGGATACATGGCTGAAGAACAAATTCCATTTCTTATGGAAGTTACAGCACGTACCGAAAATGACCGTAAAGGTGGCCACCTAGCCAGATTTAAAGACGGACGCCTTATCTTACGTGAAGTCAGCCAATGCCAGGAATGCGATCTTGATCACTTCCAGAACATCACACGACACTGCCTATTCAACACAAACAATATCTGGATTGACCTTGTTGCTCTGAAAAAAAATATGCAACAAAAAGGGCTTCCAAAGCTTCCACTTATTCTAAATCCTAAGACTATAAACCCTCATGACAGCTCCTCAACTCCGATCTATCAAATCGAAACCGCCATGGGCGCAGCTATTTCCCACTTCAAAAACGCACAGGCTATTATCACTACACGTGACCGGTTTATCCCTGTCAAACGTACTGATGACCTGCTCAAAGTAATGTCTGACTACTACCTTCTTGACCATTCCGGCACGCTCAAAATGAACGAAGCCAATATTACGCAGGATCTTCAGGTACATCTTGACCCTCGCTATTACAGCAAATTCGACAACATCTATGAAAAATTTAAAGAAGGTGTGCCGTCCCTTTCTTCCTGCACCAAGCTTGGAATCTCCGGTGACATTATCTTCAACCCTTCTGTATCGCTCAAAGGGGATGTCACAATAAACAACCAGACAGGCAACATCCTGCTGCTACCGGATGACATTGCCCTAGAAGGATTAGTCGAAATCAAGTAGCCATCTACGATACATAATTACAATACAATCAAGGCTATCATACGTATATAGTGATATTTTTTCGGAACCGGTACACTCCGAAGATTTACCCCCGAGACACATTGGAGGTTCTTCTGTATGCCGCAAGTTGCCGCCCGTATTACAAACGAACAGGAAAAATGGCTGAAAGACTACTTTCGCACCAAAAGTGCCGGAGCTGAATTTATTCTGCCTTGGGTAGTTGATACTTTCTTTCGTGCAATTACATCCATTAAGCACAGCTTTTCGGACAGTGAGCTTGCACTCATTATCGCTGCGCACAAAAACCTGCGTATACAGCCGGACAATTCCAGCAAAGACTACCTCTACTTACGCGTGCAGGATGCCTGTAATATTAAGCAACTGCATAACATCTACGGTATTAGCAGGGAAACACTGCAAGCAAAAATTTACAGACTCAACAACACCGATGCAACAGCACTCATGGTCTGGGCCGCCGCCTTCTGGGTGAGTAAAACCTGCTCGGCTGACAATATTTCCGAATATATTAGGCAATACTGATTATAAAAAAAGGTGACGCTGATAACGTCACCTTTTTTTATTTAACTCTATTTTTTGATAGCCTCCGTGGGGCTCCGACGGGCAGGCGGGCTCCGTCCCCTTGCCCCCCATTAGGTAAGTACACCTTAGGCGAATCATCAGAATCTAACCGGAAACCAACGTTGCCGAGTCACCCAAATTAAACGTCTTGAGGCTTGAACCACCGTAAGCGAAGCGCGTTGGAAACAACTGACACAGAACTCAATGCCATTGCACCACCTGCGATCATTGGTGACAGCGTCGGGCCATTAAACAATGCAAACAACAGCCCCATCGCTATAGGAATCCCCAACGTGTTATAACCAAATGCCCAAAAGAGATTCTGTTTAATGTTTGTTACAGCTGCACGGCTCAGTTCAACTGCGGTAATTATGCCGGTTAACTCACCAGACATAAGAACTACGTCGCCTGCTTCAACTGCCACATCAATACCTGTTCCCATAGCTATACCTACATCCGCAGTAGCCAACGCCGGAGCATCATTAATACCATCACCCACCATGGCAACAAGCTGTCCCTGCTTCTGAAGACTCGCGATTGTGTCACTCTTATCTTCCGGATGAACTTCAGAAATTACAGTATCAATACCAGCCTGCTTTGCCATTGCAGCAGCAGTAACGCTATTATCACCTGTAAGCATGACAACAGATACATCACGTTTTTTAAGCCTGTCCACGACAGCCGCAGCTTCAGGTTTGATAGTATCGGCAACAGCAAGCAGCAAAGCAGGTTCATCATTTACCGTCATTACAAGCGCAGTACGCCCCTGCTGGGCCTGTGTATTCATACGCGCCAGAACATCTTTGTTTTCTTCCACTCCGGCATATGAGGCATTACCCACACGAATGCTCTTGTCATCCACTGTTCCGTAAATACCTTTGCCAGATTCTGCGGTAGCATCTTTGGCGTCCAAAAGAGCTACACCACGCTCTTTCGCACCTTTTACTATGGCAGTTGCCAATGGATGTTCTGAAACACTTTCAAGGGAGGCGGCATAGGCGAGAGCTGTTATTTCATCAATACCGCTTAAGGATTCCACATGAACAAGCTCAGGCTTACCATGCGTAATTGTACCTGTCTTATCGAAAACAACAGTCTGGATACGCCCTGTCTGTTCCAATGCAGTACCGTTTTTAAACAATACACCCAACTGAGCACCACGTCCTGTGGCAACCATAATGGATGTTGGCGTCGCAAGTCCCATAGCACACGGACAGGCAATAACCATTACTGCAACAAAAATACGTAATGCAAATGGAAAGGAAGCTCCCGCAACAAGCCATGCAATACCGGAAAGCACCGCAATGCACATTACAATAGGCACAAAATACAAGCTCACGGTATCTGCCATGGAAGCGATTGGTGCTTTTGAACCTTGTGCGTCCTGAACCACACGAATAATACGGGAAAGAACTGTATCTGCTCCCACATGCTCTGCCTTCATAGTCAAAACGCTATGGGTGTTTACAGTACCACCAGCAAGAGAATCACCCACTGTTTTTGAAACTGGCAAAGACTCACCAGTCAACATGGATTCATCCACACTGGAAGAACCTTCAATAATGCTGCCGTCTACCGGAATGCGCTCACCCGGTCGAATAAGCAGAATATCCCCTGCCATCACATCAGTTGCAGGCACGATTTGCTGCTCTCCATCTACAATGCGAATAGCAGTGTCAGGAGTTAAATCCATCAACCCCTTAATGGCATCTGAAGTATGGGAACGAGAGCGGGTTTCAAGGAACTTACCTAACGATACAAGGGCGATCAGCACACCTGCAGACTCAAAGTATAAGTCCATAACACGCGCTATCACATCAATACCAAGGTAGATTTCTACAGTTCCCCAAAGGCTATAAGCAAAGGCAGCCCCCGTACCCACGGCGATGAGTGAATCCATATTTGGGGCACCCTTGAACAAGTTCTTAAAACCATGAGTATAGAAATCACGCCCTAACCATATGATAGGGATTACCAATATCAATTGAATCAAAGAAAAAGTTCTTGGTGAAGAATGAGGAGCCAACCATTCTGGCAAGCTAAGACCAATCATGTCGGCCATAGCGATGACCAGAAGGAGCGCAGCAAAGATAATTTTAGGAATAAGCTTTGCTTTCATCTCAGCAAGGCGTTCCCGCATAGCCTCCTGCTGCTCTTCCCACATTGCAGTTACATCCTGCACACCGCCGCCTTCGGAATCTTTTAATTCTGCCCCGAAACCCAGCATGGCTACTTTTTCAGTAAACGCAGCAACTGCAGCACCCTTCTCCACACCAGCAGCCGGTGTTACTCTAGCAGACTCTGTTGCCAGATTGACTTCAACAGAAGCAAATTCCGGCATCTGCGATGTCACTTTTTCAATACGTGTAGAACACGCAGCGCAATGCATCCCACTAATAGCAAAACGCAAAGCTTCAACTTCATCAGAGCTTCCCGCCGGTACCACAGCTTCATACCCGATATCAGCAACCTTCTGCACAATATCAGCAAGACTGCCTTGTGATGAATCGAACTCTACCTGCATAGAATCCGTCGCCAAATTAACACCAATTGTTTTTACCCCGCTCACTTCCGAAACACCCTTTTCAATACGGGCAGCACAAGAAGCACACGTCATACCTTTTACAGGCATGGTGACCTTACGGAGCACCTTTGGATCAATCGACTTGATATTAGTATCAGTCATACAAACCTCATTGTTTCACAAAGACACTATGACATATGGGTCAGCACCGACATAAACCTCTGAGAAACGGTTGAGCGGCACTAGATGTTTGGGTATGCTACGCCTGAGACTGAGTTAACACAATTCTTTCTAAACTGTTATATAAGGATGATGCAATGCCAACAATTACTGTTACCGGAATGTCCTGCCAACACTGCGTTAACGCAGTTACCAAAGCACTCGAAGACATTGACGGAGTTTTTGATGTTACCGTTGACCTGCTCTCTGGAAAAGTAGAATGGAAAGAAGAAAGCCCAATTCCAATAGAAAACATCGAAGCAGCCATCACTGGAATTGGGTTTGAAGTCAAAAAGTAACTACGCCCTCAAATAAAAAAGAGCCGGATCTTCCGGCTCTTTTTATCGACTCATCGGATGTGCTAAAAGCAGCAGATACATCTACTGTAAAACAGCAGACAACGTTCCGTTAGTTTGCGTTGCAGACCAGTTAGCAGGAAACTTCCCTTTTAAATCGAGTACAATGCGAACTCGGTCATCGTGATGACCAAGACGAACAGCCTTCACTAAACTATCCGGTGCAACTTTAGGCACCGGTACTTCATCACTGAAATGTCCAACGACATCTACAACAAATCTATCCGGTTCTTTTAATCCAAAGATTTTATACGTAAATTTATTTGTAGCAAAAACTGTAAGCTTCTTATCTGAATACGAGACAGAGACTAAGGGAGACAGCTGTGCACTATCTTTCTTAGTGCATTCCGTTAAAGAAGTTGCAACGTTTTTTGACGGCGCAACCTGAACAGTAGCTTTTGCAGAAGGAACCGCCACTGTGACCGTTTTTGTTACAAGGGTAAGTGTATTCTCTGTCTTAGCCTGAGGTGCCTTGGCTTGCGAATCTGTTACCTTCAATGAAGGAGACTGCTTTGCCTTTGTGGTCACAGCTGCCCCGTTACCTACTTCAGACACCGCAGATGCGAGGATGTCAGAGGTACTCTTATCAATAACAACATGCTGCAAAGACTGGCTATCCTGTTTTCCACCAACAACTGCCAGAGAGGACGCATCTTCAGGAGTAATATACGCATCCCGCATCATCCACTTATTATAACCAATAAGCACAGCCCCGATCACAAGCGCCAATAAAATCATCATAGAAATGTTACGGTTCATGCATCCTCCCCTCAGCGGTTTCATCTACTTTGCTGACTTTCCCTCACTGCGTACATATTCAAGAAAACGCTGCGCTGGTTTCAAATTTCCATTCAGCGCAATTGCACGATTTAAGTATCTAATTGTATTACCATAATCACCCATATCATAATACACTCGTGCAACATTAAATAATGCATGGTCATCTTCAGGGCTTAATTCCACCACTCGCAACTGGTGCTGTAAAGCAGCAGCCGGAAGTTTCTGCTTACGCAGGTCAGAACCAAATTCTGCAAACACATGTTTGTGTTCCGGCACTACCCCTTCTTTTACATCAGCTAATTTTGTAAGTTCCTTCAGAGCATTGCGCCTATCACCTTTCTCAAGCGCAGCCAACGCATCTTCAAAACTTGATTTTAAATTCTTTGTTACATTTTCAGGTGTTTTTTGCTCACGGGCAAAGACTTCTGCCTCTTTACGGGCAATGTCCAGAGCTTGCGAAGAAGAAATAAGCTCCGGCTTTACATCGTCACCATTTTTATCTTTAAGAATAAACACATATGGTTCATCAGGTAAAGAACGGGCTTCGTG encodes:
- a CDS encoding rubrerythrin family protein, which codes for MSKTAENLMAAFAGESQANRKYLAYAKKAEKEGYSQVAKLFRAAADAETIHAHAHLRNAGKIGTTLENLKDAIAGETHEFKNMYPEMIKDAEAEGEKAAHRFFSYANKAEEVHANLYQKMMDTIDNPVETDYYNCSVCGYTHEGPFKDAKCPICNAAPSAFYKVD
- a CDS encoding heavy metal translocating P-type ATPase, encoding MTDTNIKSIDPKVLRKVTMPVKGMTCASCAARIEKGVSEVSGVKTIGVNLATDSMQVEFDSSQGSLADIVQKVADIGYEAVVPAGSSDEVEALRFAISGMHCAACSTRIEKVTSQMPEFASVEVNLATESARVTPAAGVEKGAAVAAFTEKVAMLGFGAELKDSEGGGVQDVTAMWEEQQEAMRERLAEMKAKLIPKIIFAALLLVIAMADMIGLSLPEWLAPHSSPRTFSLIQLILVIPIIWLGRDFYTHGFKNLFKGAPNMDSLIAVGTGAAFAYSLWGTVEIYLGIDVIARVMDLYFESAGVLIALVSLGKFLETRSRSHTSDAIKGLMDLTPDTAIRIVDGEQQIVPATDVMAGDILLIRPGERIPVDGSIIEGSSSVDESMLTGESLPVSKTVGDSLAGGTVNTHSVLTMKAEHVGADTVLSRIIRVVQDAQGSKAPIASMADTVSLYFVPIVMCIAVLSGIAWLVAGASFPFALRIFVAVMVIACPCAMGLATPTSIMVATGRGAQLGVLFKNGTALEQTGRIQTVVFDKTGTITHGKPELVHVESLSGIDEITALAYAASLESVSEHPLATAIVKGAKERGVALLDAKDATAESGKGIYGTVDDKSIRVGNASYAGVEENKDVLARMNTQAQQGRTALVMTVNDEPALLLAVADTIKPEAAAVVDRLKKRDVSVVMLTGDNSVTAAAMAKQAGIDTVISEVHPEDKSDTIASLQKQGQLVAMVGDGINDAPALATADVGIAMGTGIDVAVEAGDVVLMSGELTGIITAVELSRAAVTNIKQNLFWAFGYNTLGIPIAMGLLFALFNGPTLSPMIAGGAMALSSVSVVSNALRLRWFKPQDV
- a CDS encoding type IA DNA topoisomerase; translation: MPKTLIIAEKPSVAREIAPHVNATNRKEGYLEGATHIVSWAVGHLVGIAEPEEQHEAWQGRWTIEQLPIIPPKFKLAVLKEGQRQYTVLNRLLNDQNVSDIVNATDAGREGELIFRRIYLMAGCNKPVKRLWANDMTEEGLKKSLNKLMPDAKKRNLGLAAFARAEADWLIGMNFSRIFTIKANRLISVGRVQTPVLKLLAERRNEIEHFVPKDYWTVEATFCRPEKTSTPKKVDPESDQQEEAPADCFAATYHLPEDEKETRIDFESRAQKVVDECKDKEGKVEGVTSRKGTTKPPLPFDLTTLQREANTRFGLSAKDTLTIAQALYEQKKLITYPRTDSRHLTKELFGEILTYFRAIYPLYKEETVPAVNRIKDGKKFPCVNDKKVTDHHAIIPTARKANMLQLSGDEQKIYDMICRRFIAAFSQEATYQSSTVRVLIGEHLFIAKGKVFKDKGWLVVEPWRTAQDNPLPSLRKGSTVNTEAVDTIKRQTKAPAHFTDASLLSAMETAGKYVEDEELRLAMKERGLGTPATRAQIIETLLSRKYIERKGKKLQATNSGQEVIEVISAMLPDIVSPEMTGQWEKKLKDIENGNATYPEFMHSIRHIVAGGIHHIKDRSLAPILLTLKAKEVGEREPDGKCPLCGGDVVDLEKRYACSNWKRDDGGCLFVIWKNMFGRTMDQAIVDDLLNKGRTSTPLDLVSKAGKEYSAYLKIEMGQVKLEFANSPRPPAPAQQAAPYYDGVAPEDMPPPAPLPGQEDFIPPSAQYNGSPVIEHTPPTAAEEPVKTAPQD
- a CDS encoding UTP--glucose-1-phosphate uridylyltransferase, which produces MSTSGSRNTCSNTSVHSQLAPDAPQQQYASESPLNAFVEKMRHEGLPAKVIDLFTSYISDVSEQATGHIPEQDISPVNQSQLKHVNELDQYEKTGKALARKAVAIKLNGGLGTSMGMQFAKSLLPVKDHMSFLDITIKQAITWQEEYGGSLPLVLMNSYNTHKDTLNELRYMNGLSQLPLCFVQHKFPKIQRDTLQPAECPDNQECEWNPPGHGDIYASLYLSGVLDTLIRQGRQYALVSNIDNLGAKLDLRMLGYMAEEQIPFLMEVTARTENDRKGGHLARFKDGRLILREVSQCQECDLDHFQNITRHCLFNTNNIWIDLVALKKNMQQKGLPKLPLILNPKTINPHDSSSTPIYQIETAMGAAISHFKNAQAIITTRDRFIPVKRTDDLLKVMSDYYLLDHSGTLKMNEANITQDLQVHLDPRYYSKFDNIYEKFKEGVPSLSSCTKLGISGDIIFNPSVSLKGDVTINNQTGNILLLPDDIALEGLVEIK
- a CDS encoding heavy-metal-associated domain-containing protein; translated protein: MPTITVTGMSCQHCVNAVTKALEDIDGVFDVTVDLLSGKVEWKEESPIPIENIEAAITGIGFEVKK
- a CDS encoding rubrerythrin family protein, yielding MSKTLENLMAAFAGESQANRKYLAYAKKAEKEGYTQVAKLFRAAADAETIHAHAHLRNAGKIGDTIANLKDAIAGETHEFENMYPAMIKDAEAEGEKVAARYFGFANKAEAVHAELYANALENIENPVEVDYYNCSVCGHTHEGPTEEKCPICGAAASAYYKVD
- a CDS encoding UbiD family decarboxylase, which gives rise to MRYRNTQQLIADLEQSGQLIRIHEEVDPHLQVAEIQRRAFRAKAPAIMFTNVKGTKFPMVCNIFGTMERTRWIFRDTLRALEGIFKLKVDPFDFFKRPWRYAGVPRAGLATIPKKVKAGPVLENTTTVSQLPQLHSWPMDGGGYVTLPQVYTESPDKPGFMNSNIGMYRVQLTGAPFEKDKEIGLHYQIHRGIGYHHAEALRRNEPLKVNVFVGGPPAMTMAAIMPLPEGIAELIFAGALGGFRMPMITREGQLPILAEADFCISGTVYPNEQKPEGPFGDHLGYYSLAHDFPLMRVDNVYHRNDAVWPFTTVGRPPQEDTVFGEFIHDLTADLVPTVFNGVHEVHAVDPAGVHPLLLAIGSERYVPYAEERQPQELITCGLSLLGNTQTSLSKYAILAAKEDNPGLTTHNYKDFFTHMLERTDFARDFHFITRTTIDTLDYTGISLNQGSKLIWTACGPVKRTLGSNIPSHFTLPEGFGDAKLFMSGVVVIKGPKHTAARDEHDDAMFRLAEHLKNVGNLDSLPLVVVVDDAEFTAANWDNFLWVTFTRSDPATDMYGAGAFTHCKHWGCSGPMIIDARLKSFHAPALEEDPDVTKSVDKMAARGGCLHNII
- a CDS encoding AMIN domain-containing protein; protein product: MNRNISMMILLALVIGAVLIGYNKWMMRDAYITPEDASSLAVVGGKQDSQSLQHVVIDKSTSDILASAVSEVGNGAAVTTKAKQSPSLKVTDSQAKAPQAKTENTLTLVTKTVTVAVPSAKATVQVAPSKNVATSLTECTKKDSAQLSPLVSVSYSDKKLTVFATNKFTYKIFGLKEPDRFVVDVVGHFSDEVPVPKVAPDSLVKAVRLGHHDDRVRIVLDLKGKFPANWSATQTNGTLSAVLQ